In a genomic window of Dyadobacter fermentans DSM 18053:
- a CDS encoding DUF72 domain-containing protein: MKVERKIHIGTSGWSYKHWKGIFYPENVKPAEYLTFYARHFHVSELNNSFYKLPSREIVAKWLDMVPRDFIFCPKMSRYLSHLKKLRDPQEPLDRFFNIFQPFADRLGPILIQLPANSRFHAEVAGRFYEETDRYEGFRFALEVRHPSWFSEESIVLMRKHGITLVFSQADQFPYHEEITAKDIYLRFHGPTSLYSSSYPDDVLEDYAEKLSTWAEDGHQVWAFFNNDVGGHALDNARRLQEMVDVREPVPG, encoded by the coding sequence ATGAAAGTGGAGCGAAAGATACACATCGGCACTTCGGGTTGGAGTTACAAGCACTGGAAAGGCATTTTCTATCCCGAAAATGTGAAACCTGCGGAATACCTGACATTTTATGCCCGACATTTCCACGTTTCGGAACTCAATAACAGCTTCTACAAGCTGCCTTCCAGGGAGATCGTCGCCAAATGGCTCGATATGGTGCCCAGGGACTTCATCTTTTGCCCGAAAATGAGCCGGTACCTGAGCCATTTGAAAAAGCTCCGCGACCCGCAGGAGCCGCTGGACCGCTTTTTCAACATTTTCCAACCATTCGCCGATCGCTTGGGCCCGATCCTCATCCAGCTGCCTGCCAACTCGCGGTTTCACGCAGAAGTAGCCGGTAGATTTTACGAAGAAACAGACCGGTACGAGGGTTTTCGCTTCGCGCTGGAAGTCCGGCACCCGTCGTGGTTCTCGGAGGAAAGCATTGTTTTAATGAGAAAACACGGCATCACCCTCGTCTTTTCACAAGCCGACCAATTCCCCTATCACGAAGAAATTACCGCTAAGGACATATATCTCCGTTTCCACGGCCCCACGTCGCTATACAGCTCATCCTACCCCGACGACGTCCTCGAAGACTACGCCGAAAAGCTATCCACCTGGGCCGAAGACGGTCACCAAGTGTGGGCCTTCTTCAACAACGACGTAGGCGGCCACGCGCTGGACAACGCGAGGCGATTGCAGGAGATGGTAGATGTTAGAGAACCGGTACCTGGATGA
- a CDS encoding ATP-binding protein, producing MKEIGVKDLQAIEVFREVPDDQLQWMIDRSQHYELPEGELMTRPGEPLTGTHILFSGRIELYRMQNNTKHVIAELAPGAVTGMLPFSRGKIGIAYGVCLEPTQLMTFPKELLKELIVSHYELTQALVIVMTSRVREFTELEQQNEKMMALGKLSAGLAHELNNPAAAIVRSSASLKEHLLMQPDSFKSLLSIHLSHEEIDLLNDKMVSLLNNTSRPVLSMMKRSEKEDEILDWLDMNRIDGCDDIADNLVEFGVGEGDLEDLKARINHTDLSPVLTWINNSLTTERMVADIQEASKRIAELVGSVKTFTHMDRGGEREYVDIHVGIRNTLIMLNYKLKKGNIKVMEDFDLTLPPVKAMVGELNQVWTNLIDNAIDALDNQPDAELTLISRRDKEFVKVTICDNGPGVPAEIRSKIFDPFFTTKSVGKGTGLGLDVVNRIVRQHRGTVTLHSQPGRTEFVVCFPFNG from the coding sequence ATGAAGGAAATCGGCGTAAAGGATTTGCAGGCGATCGAAGTGTTTCGCGAGGTGCCGGACGACCAGCTGCAATGGATGATCGACCGCAGCCAGCATTACGAACTGCCCGAGGGCGAGCTCATGACCCGTCCCGGCGAGCCGCTCACGGGCACCCACATCCTGTTTTCAGGGCGCATCGAGCTGTATCGCATGCAAAACAACACGAAGCACGTGATCGCCGAGCTTGCGCCGGGGGCCGTGACGGGCATGCTGCCGTTTTCGAGGGGCAAAATCGGCATTGCATACGGCGTGTGCCTCGAACCGACGCAGCTCATGACGTTTCCGAAGGAGCTATTAAAAGAACTGATCGTATCGCATTATGAGCTCACGCAGGCGCTGGTGATCGTGATGACCTCGCGGGTGCGGGAGTTTACCGAGCTCGAACAGCAGAACGAAAAGATGATGGCGCTCGGAAAGCTTTCGGCCGGGCTGGCCCATGAGCTGAATAACCCCGCGGCGGCGATCGTGCGGAGTTCTGCCTCGCTGAAAGAGCATTTGTTGATGCAGCCGGATTCTTTTAAATCGCTGCTGTCAATCCATTTGTCGCACGAGGAGATCGACCTTTTGAATGATAAAATGGTGAGTCTGCTCAACAATACCAGCCGGCCCGTGCTTTCGATGATGAAGCGGTCGGAAAAGGAGGACGAAATCCTCGACTGGCTTGATATGAACCGGATCGACGGTTGCGACGACATTGCCGATAACCTGGTGGAATTCGGGGTGGGCGAAGGCGATCTCGAAGATCTGAAAGCCAGAATCAACCACACCGACCTTTCGCCCGTGCTGACGTGGATCAACAACAGCCTCACTACGGAGCGAATGGTGGCCGATATTCAGGAAGCGTCCAAGCGCATTGCCGAGCTGGTGGGCTCAGTGAAAACCTTCACGCACATGGACCGCGGGGGCGAGCGCGAATATGTGGATATTCACGTGGGCATCCGCAATACGCTCATCATGCTCAACTACAAGCTGAAAAAGGGGAATATCAAAGTAATGGAGGATTTTGACCTTACATTGCCGCCTGTAAAGGCGATGGTAGGCGAGCTCAACCAGGTGTGGACGAACCTGATAGACAATGCCATAGACGCGCTCGACAACCAGCCCGACGCTGAACTGACACTTATCTCGCGCCGCGACAAGGAGTTTGTAAAAGTGACGATCTGCGATAATGGTCCCGGCGTGCCTGCGGAGATCCGTTCCAAGATTTTTGACCCGTTTTTTACGACCAAATCGGTGGGAAAAGGCACCGGGCTTGGCCTGGATGTGGTGAACCGGATCGTTCGCCAGCATCGCGGCACGGTCACGCTGCATTCACAGCCCGGCCGCACCGAGTTTGTGGTTTGTTTCCCTTTTAATGGATAA
- a CDS encoding pirin family protein, with translation MKNSVLHPAASRFYADHGWLQSAQTFSFHGNYDPQRIQFGALRVLNDDTVNGGKGFGRHPHDNMEIISIPLEGTLEHQDSIGNVAVIRRGEIQVMSAGTGVYHTEFNKDPDEPVTFLQIWLYPKKLNVTPRYDQMEYASGNRHNRFQQILSPDPADEGVWINQDAWFHLAELDKGFEIDYRLKKDGNGVYLFVIDGNVEVDGQSLARRDGYGFWPESVVPVKALEKSSVLVIEVPEKW, from the coding sequence ATGAAAAATTCCGTACTGCATCCGGCTGCGTCGCGCTTTTACGCCGACCATGGATGGCTCCAAAGTGCTCAAACTTTCAGTTTTCACGGAAATTACGATCCTCAGCGCATCCAGTTCGGTGCGCTGAGGGTGCTCAATGACGATACAGTCAATGGCGGGAAAGGCTTCGGCCGGCATCCGCACGATAACATGGAGATCATTTCTATTCCTTTGGAAGGCACGCTCGAACATCAGGACAGCATAGGCAACGTGGCCGTGATCCGCCGGGGCGAAATCCAGGTAATGAGCGCGGGAACTGGCGTTTACCATACCGAATTCAACAAAGATCCTGACGAGCCGGTTACCTTCCTGCAAATATGGTTGTATCCCAAAAAGCTGAACGTGACACCGCGCTACGACCAGATGGAATATGCTTCGGGCAACCGGCATAACCGTTTCCAGCAAATACTTTCGCCCGACCCGGCCGATGAAGGCGTGTGGATCAACCAGGATGCCTGGTTTCACCTGGCCGAGCTTGATAAAGGTTTTGAAATTGATTATCGGCTCAAAAAAGATGGAAACGGCGTGTATCTGTTCGTGATCGACGGAAATGTGGAGGTGGACGGACAATCGCTTGCCAGGCGCGACGGGTACGGATTTTGGCCGGAGTCGGTTGTGCCGGTGAAAGCACTGGAGAAAAGTTCGGTTCTGGTGATCGAGGTTCCTGAAAAATGGTAA
- a CDS encoding Crp/Fnr family transcriptional regulator — MFEKINSYALRCLPFTAQDLDHFDSLLQHKTFPKKTFLLQQGEVCQFEAYILKGCIRTYYIDSNGAEVTLQFAVEDWWVSDITSFHNQSPSHVYIETLEDCEVLILTPETKEKLLSTVPGFERMFRLMVQRNLAQTQERLFRTISTSAVEKYLDFLNRYPAIPQRVAQHYIASYLGFSPEFLSKVRRKLSEK, encoded by the coding sequence ATGTTTGAAAAAATTAATAGTTACGCACTGAGGTGCCTGCCTTTCACAGCGCAGGACCTCGATCATTTCGATTCTTTACTTCAACACAAAACCTTTCCGAAAAAGACCTTCCTCTTGCAGCAGGGCGAGGTTTGTCAGTTTGAAGCCTACATTCTCAAAGGCTGCATCCGCACTTATTATATTGATAGCAACGGGGCGGAAGTAACGCTGCAATTTGCCGTGGAGGATTGGTGGGTGAGTGACATTACCAGTTTTCATAACCAGTCGCCCAGCCACGTTTACATTGAAACGCTGGAAGATTGCGAAGTGCTGATTCTCACGCCCGAAACCAAGGAAAAGCTCCTCTCTACCGTCCCGGGCTTCGAACGTATGTTCCGCCTGATGGTGCAACGCAACCTCGCCCAAACGCAGGAACGCCTATTCAGGACGATTTCCACGAGCGCCGTCGAAAAATATCTCGATTTTTTGAATCGCTATCCCGCTATTCCACAGCGTGTTGCGCAGCATTACATTGCTTCTTATCTGGGTTTTTCACCGGAGTTTTTAAGTAAAGTCAGGCGGAAGCTGAGTGAAAAGTAG
- a CDS encoding ring-cleaving dioxygenase, giving the protein MENRINGIHHITAIAGDAQTNYDFYTRVLGLRMVKKTVNFDDPNTYHFYYGDENGTPGTILTFFPWGNQIPAGRRGTRQATEIGYSVPEGSLDFWLKRLEANKVTYNKPAEKFGEQYLTFLDPDGLKYELTVPKVADNRTPWTTPEVTAEYATRGFHNVTITTTNIAETAKVLTDIFGYRLVEQHVNRFRFVTDAVDNANIVDLVEAPGERAGHVAKGSVHHIAFRVANDDILMEFRQKVLDAGLQITDKIDRNYFYSLYFREPGGVLFEIASDNPGFATDETVEQLGSGLMLPPQYEPRREQIVKVLPVLG; this is encoded by the coding sequence ATGGAAAATAGAATCAACGGCATCCACCACATTACAGCTATTGCTGGTGACGCGCAAACCAACTACGATTTTTATACAAGGGTATTAGGCCTGAGAATGGTGAAAAAAACCGTCAATTTCGACGATCCCAATACCTACCACTTTTACTATGGCGACGAAAACGGTACGCCCGGCACGATCCTGACTTTCTTCCCATGGGGTAACCAGATTCCCGCTGGCCGCCGCGGAACACGCCAGGCCACCGAAATCGGTTATTCCGTGCCCGAGGGTAGCCTCGATTTCTGGTTGAAAAGATTGGAGGCCAACAAAGTGACCTATAACAAACCCGCCGAGAAATTCGGGGAGCAATACCTGACTTTCCTCGATCCCGACGGTTTGAAATACGAACTGACCGTGCCCAAAGTCGCCGATAACCGCACGCCATGGACGACACCCGAAGTGACAGCCGAATACGCAACCCGCGGTTTCCATAATGTGACGATCACGACGACCAACATCGCCGAAACCGCCAAAGTGCTGACCGACATCTTCGGCTACCGCCTCGTTGAACAGCATGTAAACCGCTTCCGTTTCGTGACGGACGCCGTTGACAATGCAAATATCGTTGACCTGGTGGAAGCTCCCGGCGAAAGAGCGGGCCATGTAGCGAAAGGATCGGTGCACCACATTGCTTTCCGGGTGGCCAACGACGACATTCTGATGGAATTCCGCCAGAAAGTACTGGACGCCGGTTTGCAGATCACCGATAAAATCGACAGAAACTACTTCTACTCGCTCTATTTCCGCGAACCAGGAGGCGTACTGTTCGAAATAGCCAGCGACAACCCAGGCTTCGCAACCGACGAAACCGTTGAGCAACTAGGCTCCGGCCTAATGCTCCCCCCACAATACGAGCCCCGCAGAGAGCAGATTGTGAAGGTATTGCCGGTGCTTGGTTGA
- a CDS encoding alpha/beta hydrolase: MYTHSKQIITSGVPVQRAKKAVVMLHGRGGTAADIISLQKVLKLDEMAIYAPQATNNSWYPYSFMAPVQQNQPALDSALALVGEVVAEIEAQGIPAEQIYFAGFSQGACLTLEYTTRNARKYGGIIAFTGGLIGQELAIGNYKGDFKQTPVFISTGNPDPHVPVSRVQESVTILEDMNAAVSQVVYPGRPHTISGDEIQLVNNTILK, encoded by the coding sequence ATGTACACTCATAGCAAACAAATCATCACCAGCGGGGTGCCTGTTCAGCGGGCTAAAAAGGCGGTAGTCATGCTGCATGGCCGGGGCGGGACTGCTGCGGATATTATTTCTCTTCAAAAAGTGCTGAAACTGGATGAAATGGCAATTTACGCGCCGCAAGCGACCAATAACAGCTGGTATCCTTACAGCTTTATGGCGCCGGTGCAGCAAAACCAGCCGGCGCTGGATTCGGCGTTGGCGCTGGTAGGAGAGGTGGTGGCCGAAATAGAGGCGCAGGGCATTCCGGCGGAGCAGATCTACTTTGCCGGCTTTTCGCAGGGCGCTTGTCTTACTTTGGAATACACCACCCGCAACGCGCGGAAATATGGCGGGATCATCGCTTTTACGGGAGGGTTGATCGGCCAGGAGCTGGCAATCGGCAATTATAAAGGTGATTTCAAACAAACTCCCGTATTTATCTCCACCGGAAATCCTGACCCGCACGTGCCTGTTTCGCGGGTGCAGGAAAGTGTGACGATCCTCGAAGATATGAATGCGGCGGTGAGCCAGGTTGTGTATCCGGGACGGCCGCACACCATTTCGGGAGACGAAATTCAATTGGTGAACAATACGATTTTGAAATAA
- a CDS encoding transcriptional regulator, which translates to MSQINILAVANHPEILETIIRLINQNEQWHGIPAGSLEEAEDVLRLNSVDLVLLGVGVDEDTGERITSLCNAINPKIVCLRHFGGGSGLLYSEIRHALAGG; encoded by the coding sequence ATGTCGCAGATCAATATCCTGGCAGTAGCCAATCATCCGGAAATCCTTGAAACTATTATCCGTTTGATCAATCAGAATGAACAATGGCACGGGATTCCGGCCGGTTCTTTGGAGGAAGCGGAAGATGTACTTCGTTTAAATTCGGTCGATTTAGTACTTTTGGGCGTGGGTGTGGATGAGGACACGGGCGAGCGCATCACTTCGCTTTGCAATGCCATCAACCCTAAGATCGTTTGCCTGCGCCATTTCGGAGGCGGCAGCGGTCTCCTTTATTCCGAGATCCGGCACGCATTGGCCGGAGGCTAA
- a CDS encoding PA2169 family four-helix-bundle protein: MAQNAAIIETLNDLILINNDRIAGYEKAYDETDTGDTDLRSLYNSLANHSRDNVLELSGEVTALGGEPATGTMVSGKLYRVWMDVRAAFSSDGRKTSLENSEFGEDAAQKAYDSALESNDLTPELRALVTRQKATLKSGHDTIKRLRDSENAYH, encoded by the coding sequence ATGGCACAAAATGCAGCAATCATAGAAACGCTCAACGACCTGATCCTGATCAACAACGACCGCATTGCGGGATACGAAAAAGCATACGACGAAACGGATACCGGCGACACCGACCTGCGCTCGCTTTACAACAGCCTGGCCAACCACAGTCGCGATAATGTACTCGAACTGAGTGGCGAAGTGACTGCACTGGGCGGCGAGCCTGCGACTGGTACGATGGTATCGGGCAAGTTGTACCGCGTTTGGATGGACGTAAGAGCGGCATTCAGCAGCGACGGCCGCAAAACTTCCCTGGAAAACTCAGAATTCGGTGAAGACGCAGCTCAAAAAGCCTACGACTCGGCATTGGAATCCAATGACCTGACGCCGGAACTCCGCGCGCTCGTCACCCGTCAGAAAGCTACGCTGAAAAGTGGACACGATACGATCAAGCGACTCCGCGATTCGGAGAACGCCTACCATTGA
- a CDS encoding response regulator, giving the protein MALPIIFSIDDDPQVLRAISRDLKSHYREKYRILSTTSVAEAMESLLELQNRGDEVAMFISDQRMPEMQGVDFLQKAMKMFPFAKRVLLTAYSDTEAAIKAINDVQLDYYLMKPWDPPEEKLYPAIDELLRDWQGNYRPDFKGIKVIGYQFSPKAHEIKDFLAGNLVPYLWLDAESSETGRQISQSNNLCPVDFPVVIFEDGSLLKMPSLIDIAERIGLNPKTKQQIYDVVIIGAGPAGLAASVYGASEGLSTLLIERKAPGGQAGTSSRIENYLGFPTGLSGAELTRRAITQATRFGTEFLSPQFVKEIKLKDQYKTVVLGDGNEVNARAVVITTGVDYRKLDTKGVEDFTGKGIYYGAASTEASSCGNKDVYVLGGGNSAGQAAMYLSKFARSVYILVRKNDLTSSMSSYLIDQIAGTENISVLGCTEIVEAHGDGHLENLKLVDLNTNEERTVPADALFIFIGAKPYTDWVGLEIIKNKKGFIETGREMKNYDNFREIWKADRDPYLLETSSPGIFAAGDVRAGAMNRVTSAVGEGSMSISFVHQYLSEV; this is encoded by the coding sequence ATGGCTTTGCCCATCATCTTTTCGATTGACGACGACCCGCAGGTGCTCCGGGCGATCAGCCGCGACCTGAAATCCCACTACCGCGAGAAATACCGCATTCTGAGCACGACATCCGTTGCGGAAGCGATGGAAAGTCTGCTCGAATTGCAGAACCGAGGCGACGAGGTGGCCATGTTTATTTCGGACCAGCGGATGCCTGAAATGCAGGGCGTGGATTTCCTGCAAAAGGCGATGAAAATGTTCCCTTTTGCCAAAAGGGTGCTTCTGACTGCCTATTCCGACACCGAGGCCGCGATTAAGGCCATTAACGACGTGCAGCTGGATTACTATCTCATGAAGCCCTGGGACCCGCCGGAGGAAAAGCTTTACCCGGCCATCGACGAGCTGCTCCGCGACTGGCAGGGTAACTACCGCCCCGATTTTAAGGGTATTAAAGTGATAGGTTATCAATTTTCACCCAAAGCACACGAAATCAAAGACTTCCTGGCCGGAAATCTGGTGCCTTACCTGTGGCTCGATGCCGAATCGAGCGAAACCGGGCGACAGATTTCCCAAAGCAATAACCTCTGCCCGGTGGATTTTCCGGTGGTGATATTCGAAGATGGTTCTTTGCTTAAAATGCCGTCGCTGATCGACATTGCCGAACGCATTGGCTTGAATCCCAAGACGAAACAGCAGATTTACGATGTCGTGATCATCGGTGCGGGGCCGGCTGGGCTGGCGGCGTCGGTGTATGGCGCTTCGGAAGGTTTAAGTACTTTATTGATCGAGCGTAAAGCGCCTGGGGGTCAGGCTGGTACAAGTTCCCGGATCGAGAATTACCTGGGCTTTCCTACGGGTTTGAGCGGGGCCGAGCTCACGCGCCGGGCCATCACGCAGGCGACGCGCTTCGGGACGGAGTTTCTTTCGCCGCAGTTTGTGAAGGAAATCAAATTGAAGGATCAATACAAAACCGTGGTGCTGGGAGATGGTAACGAAGTGAATGCCAGGGCCGTAGTGATCACGACGGGCGTTGACTACCGCAAGCTGGATACCAAAGGCGTGGAGGACTTCACCGGAAAGGGCATTTACTATGGCGCGGCCAGTACCGAAGCCAGCTCATGCGGCAATAAAGATGTGTATGTGCTTGGCGGGGGCAATTCTGCGGGGCAGGCGGCCATGTATTTGTCGAAATTTGCCCGTAGCGTGTACATTCTGGTCCGGAAAAACGATTTGACGTCGTCCATGTCGTCATACCTGATCGACCAGATCGCCGGCACGGAGAATATCAGCGTACTGGGTTGCACGGAAATTGTTGAAGCGCACGGCGACGGACACCTGGAAAACCTGAAACTGGTGGATTTGAATACCAATGAGGAGCGGACCGTTCCTGCCGACGCGCTATTCATCTTCATCGGCGCAAAGCCTTACACCGACTGGGTAGGCCTCGAAATCATCAAAAACAAGAAGGGCTTCATCGAAACGGGCCGGGAAATGAAGAATTACGATAATTTCAGGGAAATCTGGAAGGCCGATCGCGACCCTTATTTGCTGGAAACAAGTTCACCCGGCATTTTCGCCGCTGGCGACGTCCGTGCGGGTGCAATGAACCGCGTAACATCGGCCGTAGGCGAAGGTTCTATGTCCATCAGTTTTGTTCACCAATATCTAAGCGAAGTATAA
- the ligD gene encoding DNA ligase D produces the protein MTLSKYNEKRKFDKTPEPKGGKGDNDELIFVIQKHDATRLHYDFRLEMEGVLKSWAVPKGPSTDPSVKRLAMMVEDHPYDYKDFEGIIPKGNYGAGTVMVWDFGTYEPLEEVNGKLKAVKGKKAREKLALKELHSGSLKVRLNGKKVKGEYALVKTKGMEENAWLLIKHRDKYASEDDITEKDRSAVSRRTLAGIEKAGDAIWESNHEEKKSTKGKTKAAKTEAKDPAEEAATEKKSPDEDIAAILKKGKKQKFPDDLQPMLATLVDGPFDDPGWEYEVKWDGYRALAYLNNGEVKLQSRNRKSFSDKFYPIYQQLQEWKINAVIDGEIVVINDKGLSDFNALQNWRSEADGELVYYAFDIVWLEGKSLIHLPLSERKAILKSIVDENSPVQLGYSVEADGTAFFEAAQKMGLEGIMAKKSDSEYYPGLRTRDWLKIKINKRQEVIIAGYTLNEGSSKLFSALLLAAYADGELQYVGKVGTGFKEKQQKEMMALFKPLIAKKSPFKETPDYNKPSRFRPNPPHANATWLKPELVCEISFTEITADGVFRHPSFEGMREDKSAKEVVREVEKPAEEIVDDANEQSETIIRKPGRAKRKTLLNPKEETQVRKISGHEVKFSNLGKLYWPDDKIQKRELINYYYQVAPLILPYLENRPLSLNRFPNGIRGKSFYQKDVTGKVPEWIETTPYVSEGENKNFMLCNDEATLLYMANLGAIDVNPWNSRIETPDNPDWCLLDLDPDTTNTFEQVIETAQAIKNLLDSLGVPSYCKTSGSTGLHIYIPLGAKYSYDQCQLFAEWVAGQVQQQLPDFTSVERLTKNRKGKLYIDYLQNRPKATLAAPYSVRPKPGATVSMPLHWEEVKVGLQLKDFTIYNAMDRIQREGDLFKPVLGEGIDLEEVIAKMG, from the coding sequence ATGACACTTTCCAAGTACAACGAAAAACGCAAATTCGACAAAACGCCTGAGCCGAAGGGCGGCAAGGGCGATAACGACGAGCTTATTTTTGTGATCCAGAAACACGATGCCACGCGCCTGCATTATGATTTCAGGCTGGAAATGGAAGGCGTGCTCAAAAGCTGGGCGGTCCCGAAAGGTCCTTCCACGGACCCGTCGGTGAAACGTCTGGCGATGATGGTGGAAGACCATCCGTACGATTACAAGGATTTCGAGGGCATTATCCCCAAGGGAAACTATGGCGCGGGGACGGTTATGGTGTGGGATTTCGGCACGTATGAGCCCTTGGAAGAAGTAAATGGAAAATTGAAAGCTGTTAAAGGCAAAAAAGCCCGGGAAAAACTGGCGCTGAAAGAGCTGCATTCGGGCTCGCTGAAAGTGCGGCTGAATGGCAAGAAAGTGAAAGGCGAATATGCATTGGTGAAAACGAAAGGCATGGAGGAGAACGCGTGGCTGCTGATCAAGCACCGCGACAAATACGCATCTGAGGACGACATTACCGAGAAAGACCGCTCGGCCGTTTCCCGACGCACGCTCGCCGGCATCGAAAAGGCCGGTGACGCCATTTGGGAAAGCAATCACGAAGAAAAGAAATCAACCAAAGGCAAAACGAAAGCCGCTAAAACCGAAGCGAAAGATCCTGCCGAAGAAGCCGCCACTGAAAAAAAAAGTCCGGACGAGGACATAGCAGCCATTCTGAAAAAGGGCAAAAAGCAAAAGTTTCCGGATGACCTGCAACCGATGCTCGCTACGCTGGTAGACGGGCCGTTCGACGATCCCGGGTGGGAATATGAGGTAAAATGGGATGGATACCGGGCATTGGCCTATCTCAACAATGGGGAGGTAAAGCTGCAATCGCGGAACAGGAAATCGTTCAGCGACAAATTTTATCCTATTTACCAGCAATTGCAGGAATGGAAAATCAATGCGGTGATCGACGGCGAAATTGTGGTGATCAACGACAAAGGCCTTTCGGATTTCAATGCGCTGCAAAACTGGCGCAGCGAGGCCGACGGCGAACTGGTGTATTACGCTTTCGACATTGTGTGGCTCGAAGGCAAGAGCCTTATCCATTTGCCGCTGAGCGAACGAAAAGCTATTTTGAAAAGCATTGTGGATGAAAACAGTCCGGTACAGCTCGGTTACAGCGTCGAAGCGGACGGTACTGCGTTTTTTGAAGCAGCGCAGAAGATGGGCTTGGAGGGCATTATGGCCAAAAAATCCGACAGCGAATATTACCCCGGCCTCCGCACGCGCGACTGGCTAAAAATCAAGATCAACAAACGGCAGGAGGTGATCATCGCCGGTTACACCCTGAACGAAGGCTCATCCAAGCTGTTCAGCGCGCTGCTGCTGGCTGCCTATGCCGATGGCGAGCTGCAATATGTGGGCAAAGTAGGCACGGGTTTCAAGGAAAAACAGCAAAAGGAGATGATGGCGCTCTTCAAGCCGCTGATCGCCAAGAAAAGTCCTTTCAAAGAAACCCCCGATTACAACAAGCCCTCGCGCTTCCGTCCTAACCCGCCCCACGCGAATGCGACCTGGTTGAAACCGGAGCTGGTGTGCGAGATCAGCTTTACGGAAATTACGGCCGACGGCGTGTTCAGGCATCCGTCGTTTGAGGGAATGCGCGAGGATAAATCGGCGAAGGAAGTGGTGCGGGAGGTGGAAAAACCAGCGGAGGAAATCGTGGACGACGCGAATGAGCAGAGCGAGACCATCATCCGGAAACCGGGCAGAGCGAAACGGAAGACGCTTTTGAACCCTAAGGAAGAAACGCAGGTGCGCAAAATCAGCGGACATGAGGTGAAATTCTCAAATCTGGGAAAACTCTACTGGCCCGACGACAAGATCCAGAAGCGTGAGCTGATTAACTATTACTACCAGGTTGCGCCGCTGATTCTGCCCTACCTCGAAAACCGCCCGCTCTCGCTCAACCGCTTCCCGAACGGCATTAGGGGCAAGAGTTTTTACCAAAAAGATGTGACGGGCAAAGTGCCGGAATGGATCGAAACGACGCCCTATGTTTCGGAGGGTGAGAACAAAAACTTCATGCTCTGCAACGACGAGGCCACTTTGCTTTATATGGCTAACCTGGGGGCGATTGACGTGAACCCCTGGAACAGCCGCATTGAAACGCCCGACAATCCCGACTGGTGCCTGCTCGACCTCGACCCTGACACGACCAACACTTTCGAACAAGTGATAGAAACCGCGCAGGCCATTAAAAACCTCCTGGATTCGCTTGGCGTACCATCTTATTGCAAAACCTCCGGCTCCACCGGCTTGCACATTTACATCCCGCTGGGCGCGAAATACAGCTACGACCAATGCCAGCTCTTCGCCGAATGGGTAGCTGGCCAGGTGCAGCAGCAGCTCCCCGATTTCACGAGTGTGGAGCGCCTGACCAAGAACCGCAAGGGCAAGCTTTACATCGATTACCTCCAAAATCGCCCCAAGGCGACATTGGCCGCCCCCTATTCCGTACGCCCGAAACCCGGCGCGACGGTGTCGATGCCCTTGCATTGGGAGGAGGTGAAAGTGGGCCTGCAACTGAAAGATTTCACGATTTACAATGCCATGGACCGCATTCAACGGGAAGGCGACCTTTTCAAACCGGTGTTGGGTGAAGGGATCGACCTGGAAGAGGTGATTGCTAAAATGGGCTGA
- a CDS encoding CinA family protein, with the protein MPSTIVIQCSKALAERKLTVAFAESATAGRLSAEFSLCPDSGTILKGGLVCYDASLKESILHVPKDMLRHFTPESAEVTRELAERLQVFIPADIHIAVTGLTCPGGSETPEKPVGTMFIHLCTRGKSLAVRHEYSGAPEEIMLQCIDGVASLILQEIPVISEPA; encoded by the coding sequence ATGCCATCTACCATTGTAATACAATGCAGCAAAGCACTTGCTGAACGGAAGCTCACCGTCGCTTTTGCTGAAAGTGCCACCGCCGGCAGACTGTCGGCAGAGTTCTCGCTGTGCCCCGACTCCGGAACGATATTGAAGGGTGGGCTGGTGTGCTACGACGCCTCACTGAAAGAGAGCATTCTACACGTTCCCAAAGATATGCTCAGGCATTTCACGCCGGAAAGCGCGGAGGTAACCCGCGAGCTCGCCGAGCGCCTGCAAGTTTTCATTCCTGCCGACATACACATTGCGGTAACGGGCCTCACCTGCCCTGGTGGCAGCGAAACGCCTGAAAAGCCCGTCGGGACGATGTTCATACACCTTTGCACGAGAGGTAAATCGCTGGCCGTCCGCCATGAGTATTCGGGAGCGCCGGAGGAAATTATGCTCCAATGCATTGACGGCGTAGCCAGCCTGATACTGCAAGAGATTCCCGTCATCAGCGAACCGGCATGA